A window of the Eremothecium cymbalariae DBVPG#7215 chromosome 5, complete sequence genome harbors these coding sequences:
- the STD1 gene encoding Std1p (similar to Ashbya gossypii AGR304W) produces the protein MFVSPPPPTNSNHILPGLLSRGRPRELGVIDEEGSSSGGSSGGGREVVGGLSINGVGIGGGRKKQFINAPSEYADRARDEIRKRLLHKKAGAVSDAADGGRAPSDQQSIISSVTSGHVSLFSQQTEDTVPSMDSTQDERVKGGRQVLLLEDALPKVFYDMYAPEILMNPQNLFSNGRPTFTSRELLDWDLNDIRSLLIVEQLRPEWGNQLPIIQLPGGTQGEMPQFRFQLLQLDSPDETIIDTLVTSDIYMEANLDYEFKLTGARYTVAAARKRHEQVTGRNEEVMRLSKPEWRNIIENYLLNLAVEAQCRFDFRNSCRSYKRWKQQHLIKKPDMPPPSTIPSKHNRSTSLLKRALLKGTYQHQQESANQNVKVVLTKEEKAQLWSHCQAVVYQRLGLDWTPDGM, from the coding sequence ATGTTTGTATCACCTCCACCACCGACGAACAGCAATCATATCTTGCCTGGGTTGTTGTCGCGCGGCAGGCCTCGGGAGTTAGGGGTTATAGATGAGGAGGGGAGCAGCAGTGGTGGTAGCagtggtggtggtagaGAGGTGGTTGGTGGTTTGTCGATAAATGGGGTTGGAATTGGTGGGGGTAGGAAGAAACAGTTTATTAATGCTCCATCGGAATATGCGGATCGGGCACGTGATGAGATAAGGAAAAGGCTGTTGCATAAGAAGGCTGGCGCGGTGAGCGATGCTGCAGATGGTGGCAGGGCGCCGTCAGATCAGCAGTCAATAATTTCGAGTGTCACTTCTGGGCATGTGTCGCTGTTTTCGCAGCAGACAGAGGATACTGTTCCGTCTATGGACAGTACGCAGGATGAGAGGGTTAAGGGGGGCCGACAGGTGCTACTGCTTGAAGATGCGCTTCCGAAAGTGTTTTACGACATGTACGCGCCGGAGATCCTGATGAATCCGCAGAACTTATTTTCCAATGGACGTCCAACGTTCACCTCCAGAGAGCTGCTTGACTGGGATTTGAACGATATCCGTTCGTTGTTGATTGTAGAGCAGCTTAGGCCCGAGTGGGGGAATCAATTACCAATTATTCAGCTACCTGGGGGAACGCAGGGCGAAATGCCGCAGTTCAGGTTCCAGTTGTTGCAGTTAGACTCGCCGGACGAGACCATCATTGATACGCTTGTGACATCAGATATATACATGGAGGCGAATTTAGATTATGAGTTTAAGCTAACGGGGGCTAGGTACACCGTAGCTGCAGCGAGGAAGCGGCACGAACAAGTAACGGGGCGGAATGAGGAGGTAATGCGTCTCTCAAAGCCTGAATGGAGGAACATTATTGAGAATTATTTGTTAAACCTGGCGGTGGAGGCACAGTGCAGATTTGATTTCAGAAACTCTTGCCGGTCTTATAAGCGATGGAAACAGCAGCATCTAATTAAAAAACCCGACATGCCGCCACCATCTACCATTCCAAGCAAGCATAATAGGTCTACTTCTTTACTGAAAAGAGCCTTACTAAAGGGCACATATCAGCATCAACAGGAGTCGGCCAATCAGAACGTTAAGGTGGTTTTGACAAAGGAGGAGAAAGCACAACTATGGTCGCATTGCCAAGCTGTTGTATACCAGCGCTTGGGACTAGATTGGACTCCAGATGGCATGTAA